The DNA region AAACTTGAGAGTTGTATATATAACATTTGGATATCTAATGGAGTTTCAGGTTCCATTCAACTTTATTTTCATATTCCTTTATGAGGTTTTTCCTCTTTCTACTAGTAGGGGaatggaagaaatcaaaaacCTTAAACAAGAAACTGCCTCCTGGTCCATGGAAATTGCCTATTTTAGGAAGTGTCCATCACTTGGCATTAGAAGGTGGACTTCCCCACCATGCACTTGCAAACTTGGCCAAAAAATATGGACCTgatctcatgcaccttcaactagGTGAAATTTCTACAGTCGTGGTTTCTTCTCTTGACATGGCGCGAGAGGTACTAAAAACTCATGACCTCGCTTTTGTATCGAGGCCTAAACTATTGTCCCTCGAGATAATTTGTGTCTTGGAACTACTCTGTGCAAAGAGCGTTCGCTCCTTTAGTTCTATTAGGCGCGACGAGTCTTCTCGTCTAGTGCAACATATCCAGTCATCAACACCCAACGAGTCAATAAACATTACCAAAAGGATATCATGGTATGAGAGCTCCATCACTTGCAAAACAGCATTTGGAGAATTGTTGAAAGACCAAGAAAAATTCAAATTCATTGAAGTAGTAAACGAAGTGTTAGCCTTAGCAGGTGGCTTTAGTGTAGCTGACATTTTCCCTTCAATCAAGATCCTTCATTTGCTAAGTGGAATgaggggtagaattttgagtacTCACAAAAGAGTAGATGCTATTGTTGAGGATGTTATGAATGAGCATAAAAAGAATCTTGCAAGTGGTAAAACAGGCAATGGTGCATTAGGAGGTGAAGATCTAGTTGATGTTCTACTAAGACTAAAGGAGAGTGGAGAACTTCAAATCCCAATCATCAATGACAACATCAAAGCAGTTATGATTGTAAGTTTTCTTACTTGTAGGGAAAATCTTCAAATTATTCTTATTAATTACCAAGAAAATCACgggttttcttttctttcgttttgtttcaaaataaccAAGCCAAACCTTCGAGCTAAACAAATCTATCCTAGTAATTAAACAGAACTACTTCTATGGAATTACAAGCTAGTTACCAACAAGTACTGTGATAAAATGAATGAGATCATTTCACACTTAAGGAGAGGTTTCGAGTTTGAGACTTGATAATAAAGAATACCGGGACAGTTTCCTCTTTAATGGTTTTTTTTAACCAAGTCAAATAGTTATGCTAAACGAATTTCTCCTAGTAAAGAGAGTTTCTTTCGTTAATGGAATTACAAGCGACCAACATAATTGACATATATTGTTAGTTAGATAGAAGGGGAGTCTTGGCGTATCCGGTAAAGTTGAtatcatgtgaccaggaggtcacgggttcgagttgtggaaacagcctcttgcaaaaatgtagggtaagactgcgtacgatAAACCTGAGGATTTGGGCATGACTGAGTTTACTGCAATAACCGCAGCAAGGAAGAGTGAGCTTTACTTAATTGCCACTCCTTACCATACTTCTCAAGAAGATATTTGATACAGCAGTGAGggtttttttctcctttttcttttggttCTTTATGTGTTTCTGCCCTTGTGTGAATTATGTATTTAATGATACACCACACCCTAATATCCAATATATCCTGAATTTTTAACTCTGTAATTGTCGTTCATTGAATTCAGGGCAGAGCTCCTACAGCTCCTACCAATGTCTTTGAACTATCagctttttgtattttttttctaccCTCTCCCCGGGAGCTCCAAACCCGCAACCTTAGAGTTAGAGGTGGAGAGTGTTTAAAGCAGTTATGATTGTAAGTGTTCTTGCTCACCTAAAAAATCTAAAACTATTCTTATCGAGAAAATCATGGGTTGTTTAAATTTGGTCTCccagttgttcatgaattttGGTTTTGGTCCTCGTAATATTTAGAGACTTTTTCGTATATATACgagattttaaatatatttatccGATTTTGTCTAAATTTTCCTATTTACATAACATACCTAaagttttttttacaaaatatatacaaattcggTCAAAATTTACAATCTATCtacaatttgaaaacaattttttTGTACATAATCCGGTCAAAACTACAATTTTTATATCATTTATATACAATTATgttaattgtatatattttgtatgtgtttCTACACccgacatataaaatatatacaatttgtttgTGTTTCTTCGTCTAGATTCAATCTGAAATTCCAACCAAAACCACCTCCAATTTTTAACTAAACTCCAAAGGATATTCCCAATCATTTGCAACAACAGCCCATCcatgcaaataataattttaccAAACTctatttttgaattcaaagtcTGGAAACTTTTAATGGCTTTCAATGGAGTTTCTTTCCACTACCACATGTCAATGGAGATTCGTCGTAGTATCTGACAACGAATAGCAAatacaataatataataaacaaaatATATGACTAGCAGTATATAATTGGACATTACAAACTAACCCAGATCAGCAGTTATTTAAAGTTCCAGTGATGATACACAAAGTTATCAAACTTAAGCTTCCATCCGCAAGAAAGTTCATATAAAAATGGTACAAAAATGCCAAGTACGGAAACATCTGTATCTAGAATTTTAAGTATTAAGAATATTTCTCCAATTTCATTAAATAAGAAACAActtaagaaagaagaaaaaaagtaacATTATATAAGAAACATCGAAACATTATATCCTAAATATCTACGCATGTCGGGTTGAGTTTGGGGGGGGAAtggaagaagaagagggagaaaAGGGGTATGGtggctaattttttttttttttttgataaccgtggtgtccgggccagcttgcgcgcacctcgactaattccacgggatacctgccacctcccaccagcaacatgtatcaggtaactctatccaccaaggcttggatagataggaagaaatcacctagtatttacctccgctgggatttgaacctgagacctcatggttctcacccacttcattgaccactaggccacaacCCTTGGGTGGTTATGGTGGCTAATTTCTTCTCCACCTTTTCTATAATCCCTTGCTAAACTATAATATGTAGTCCAATGTTGCCTCAAAACACCAAGACCACTCTCAAGTATCTTAATTAAACCTCATTTGCATCACCCATTACTAATGTATTGTCAGCATACAGTGTATGGGATATTTCAAGTGCATGATTTCCTCCCACCAGCATAGCTACCAGGTAACTCGGTCCACCAAGACTTAGACAGATGAGAAAAAATAACTTAATGTTTTTGTCTCCATTGATTTGAACCCGAAGCCTCATACCTCTCCATCTACTTCATTTAACCTGACTTAACCCTTTTAACCTTCAAGAATTACACGCAATGACTTTGAAAATTGATGGTCTTGATTTTTGTACCCCCGCTTGCTCATGGACAAACCTTTAAGGTCAAAAGTCAAAAGTGTTATCCATACGACAAGCAAGGAGTAACATTTATTAAACTTGAAGTTCTGCCCATAGGGCAACCGGGGTCAATAAATCAATAGTAACATTGAAGTATCCTATAAGTTCAAATCACCCTTTACCTTCAATtaacttaaatttatattttggtCCTTTTGTATGGAATACTTAAGACTAGTTTAGAACTATGTTAGCCTCAAATATGGAGTAacaatataaatattatatatgaTAATCGTGGTGTACGAGTCAGCTTGCCCCCACCTCGATTAATTTCATAGGATACCGGCTCCCTCCCACCAGCATAGGTACTGAATAATTCTGTCCATTAAAATTTGGACAaatgagaagaaatcacctagtgctTTTCCTCTACGGGGATTTAAATCTAAGACCTCACGATTCTCAACCCATTTCATTAACCACTAGGTCACACCTTTGATAAAAATATCAAGGTGAATCAAATATGATAGTATAAGAATTGAAGGTTTAGTACTTAATAGTTCGtcaagaaaaaaagaataaaaatatggtACAAGACATCGATTATTGAATGGTTTAGCACTTAATAGTTCATTAAATTTGTGAAAGCATGTACTATCGGAA from Nicotiana tabacum cultivar K326 chromosome 24, ASM71507v2, whole genome shotgun sequence includes:
- the LOC107815168 gene encoding premnaspirodiene oxygenase-like, whose protein sequence is MRFFLFLLVGEWKKSKTLNKKLPPGPWKLPILGSVHHLALEGGLPHHALANLAKKYGPDLMHLQLGEISTVVVSSLDMAREVLKTHDLAFVSRPKLLSLEIICVLELLCAKSVRSFSSIRRDESSRLVQHIQSSTPNESINITKRISWYESSITCKTAFGELLKDQEKFKFIEVVNEVLALAGGFSVADIFPSIKILHLLSGMRGRILSTHKRVDAIVEDVMNEHKKNLASGKTGNGALGGEDLVDVLLRLKESGELQIPIINDNIKAVMIDMLTGGTETSTSSTIWAMTEMMRNPRVFAKAQAEIREAFKGKETFDEDEIEELKYLKQVVKETLRLHPPLPLLVPRECREETNINGYTIPLKTRVMVNVWAIGKDPKYWEDAEEFKPERFEQSSVDFMGNNFEYLSFGVGRRMCPGISFGLINVHLPIAKLLYHFDWKLPDGVKPEDLDMTEFTAITAARKSELHLIATPYYPSQE